The genomic interval GACAGCGAACCTGAACACGCTGAATACAACTCTCCAGGGGAGAGGAGGCACAGCGCTACACATGCTGGAGGAAGTGTTTGCATTTGACTGCAAGCTGGCAGTGTTTGCCAATGATTTACAGAGAGGCACACTCTCTCACTTCCCCTCTTTAAGGGAGTTCAAACAAGCTCACAGGGTGATAAATTGCAAGTATTTGCAGTCTGCAATCACCACAATGCAAGCAACGTTTGGGAAACGATTCTGAGttcagggaggaaaaaaatacacattgcCGTTCCCGGTCACTACCCTGACCGTCGATCTAACCCTGTTAAATGTGACTGCATTTGCAAATGTAAGTCAACCCGATCTTGAGCTGGAGCTGGCTGACATAGCCGACAAAGATATATGGTGTCAAGTTCAAACGCTTGACAGATGAACTCAAAGATGTTGCCCGTCAGAAGGCCACTCTTGCTCAGAGTCACTCAACAAGTAACTTGCAATCAGTGATCCACTTCTCACACACGTAAGTATATCAGTTGGTTAGCTGGTGACACACAAACTTAGATTAAAGAAGAGGCATTCCCAAAGGCATAAGAGAATTTGCCACctttcagtggaaaaaaaaggggggagaaAACAAAGGCGTGGCTTCCTCGCAGGTAAGACTGATAACACTATACTGTGGTTACTTGCTGGTACACATATAGCGGGATGAAACGTTACTCTCTGGAATGTTTTAACATTCTCTGCTGTCTGCTCCAGTCTGCCACTGGAGCGCTGGCATGAATTTTTCAGTAGAACAAGATCTCGTCATTTTTTCCCTCGTATAGCGGAAGAAGGACAAAAACCCACACTGGTAGACAGGTGACTATCAACATGTAATAGAGGTATATAACCTTTTTAAATGCTATGTTCTGTTTTCATGAAGTATGTCTCTCAAATAAGGAAGCAGCAAAGAGCACAATAGATGCTCTAAGTGGttgagagaagtttttatttttgatacattttatatatCTTATTTCTTTGTCAGGCAATGGTGGATAGGGAGAagcctggagacagtgggaaATGGTTCAGGTTTTCCCGAAACAGGTGTTTCGTCTTGATCCTGATATTCACAGGTATGTTCCTTATTtacaacataaaaataaaggaaatggcACCAGACTGGAACCCCAAAATGTGGATACAAAATCAATCAGCAGATTTGTGGAATCTCTTCAGAAGTCAGAGACAAAATGCATCCTCAGCCCACCCTGCGGCGAATGACAGCTCAACTGCACTTCTTCAAACTGATAATAAGACATCAGCACCAGAAGtgaatacagaaacacaaaacaaaactgtgccaACAACAGCAGTTGCTTATGTGTCTCCTGCTGGATCGTATTTAGTCGAATACCCCTCTGACTACCACTTCATCATAAATGAGCCACAGAAATGTGAGAAGGAGAAGCCATTTGTGGTTCTGATGGTTCCCGTGGCACCCAACAACAGGCAGCACCGTGACATCATCCGCAACACCTGGGGGAGTGAAAGCCCTGTGCTGGACAAAGGGGtgaagcttttctttttactgGGGCTGCACACGGGGACGGGGGAGGAGCAAGTCCAACAGCAGGTACTTCAGGAGAGCAAAGAGCATCACGACCTGATCCAGAGCAACTTTGTGGACTGCTACAAGAATCTCACCATTAAGACCATGGTGATGCTGGAGTGGCTGACTGCACACTGCTCCAGTGCTTCTTATGCCATGAAGATTGATTCAGACATGTTTTTGAATGTACATAATCTTGTCAGTATGCTTTTGAAAGCTAACAAAACAAATTACATGACTGGGCGTGTGGAGAGAGGCGCTACAGTACGGAGAGATCCAAACTCTAAGTGGTACCTACCTCCTGACATTTATGCTCCATCACAGTACCCTCGCTATGCTCTGGGTCTGGGCTACGTTTTGTCTTTAGACCTCCCTAAAAAGCTCACTGAGGCTTCCAGACATGTTAAAGCAGTTTACATTGAGGATGTGTATTTAGGGTTGTTAATGCAGCACCTGGGCATTCCTCCCACTGACCCCCCAAGCTGGGATTACTTCTTGTTGATTCCTTTGGTATATAATCGCTGTCGCTTCTCTATGATAGTAGCCACCACAACTCATCCAAACACTGACCGTGAGCAGATTTGGAGGGACTTTAAAAAACCAGGCCCGTTCTGctattctaaaaaaaatgtaacatgaaAAAACAGTGCTGACTTTTCTCAattcttacccccccccccccccccccccccccatttttctATGCgcatataaaaatacaaaaaaaaaaaaaattcggatattcatgttttcttttaaattcccCTTATCTAACATTTTATTGAAATTGAGCTAACATTGTTGCACTTTATATTAAAAGTACATActcttccaaaaataaaaatactgaaaacatgaagcttgaaagaaagaaagagaaaatttaCTATGATTATTCACTTCTGTGGTAAcaacagggttctagccagcagttgatcgTCCGGCGCTACACCATGCTGAGGTCGTCTTTCGCTGGGCTGAGATTGCACTAGATCGGtgtaatatattattatttcacaGCAATTTGCAATGTACCACCTGGCACGGCCAGTtttgttcacaatgtgcatgcCCAATCTCGCAACGATACTGTTAACACTTGATTTTGCggggctacagaaagcaaaatggcgaCCAGCGTAaacatgaggggaaaaaagaggaaaaaaggaacTCAAAGGAGAATTTCGGGTTTCTTATCAGCATGACAAGGATTCAAACGTAGGgagtgcttttagcagctgattggaTCGATAAAACATCtagattataatgtttttttctgtacgcTTTTACGTGAtatctgcaaacccattagtggacggaaacggcactctggggcatgttgaatgcatgatatgtaagtgtaatgCTTCTGGTTTATATTCAAAAAGTATTATCACTCTGTCAATCTAATAATGCCTGAATTAGAGTTCTGCATCGATCCTATGTATGCAGGCTTCTAGCCAGAAATTTATTTTCAGCCCCGCGCCCCTCCCCCCTCGGacggggggggggtgggggtggtaatgctaattagcaagctaatactaaccgctCAAAGCTGCCCCCAATTGTTAATTGACTGACAGTGCCTGCACATGCAACCAGAaaccacctctgaagcctaatcacagtcattgtgaacctgtagttacatttcttgaagtgcatgtcaggttaggttctGAGAGGATTTTCGGTTATGTACGTAGGACCAAGCAGAACGCTACtccaggccttattagatcaatagagtgataatttttgcatataatccagaacaGTTACACTTAtttatcatgcatttaatgtgccCAAGAGTGCTGTTTACTTCctctaatgggtttgcagaaatcacataaaaagcatacacaacaaaaacataatccagatgttttatccatcagctgctaaaagcatttcctacattggAATATCAGCCACGTTGtgagtgacatcatcttgctgggaactgtagttttttcttgAAAGCCTTTTATGGTGCTGGTGCTGAAaagtaatgtttgactatggcatTATGAATATAAGTGGGGCTGCAACTatggattattttagtaatccaGTATTCTATCGATTTCTCCATCaagtaagaaataatttttcatattaacaattcatttgcatattttaacttccgtaatgcggtttttctctgtgtgaaacaaacagggtggatggagcagctacaaagttctattttcttcatgctgctgatcaggtggttgatgaaggacctccagctgtttccaggttttaaggtggttacaggagcaagcgctgctgctttggacgtcTTTCGCTCCACCGCCTCAGAAACGGCTGGTCTCTGTGCGCTTgttcagacagactgcacgtaaaacagctgctgttgtgttttttgttgaaaaactgggggctgcatgagcttaatgctgtaatgctttttttattcacaagcatcctccaaattacgtttctgctgcagctctatttttagtTGCTAATCAGGGATATATTCTGACAGAGCCCCTCGATACTGAGGAAGAGGGGGCGTCCGTCATCAAACGATCGCTAGTGCTAGGACAGTCccactagcaaactgtggttatagtgatcgttctggtggctacagctgacctaaagaaaaaataacagctgacattcttcGCACAGCCAGCAAAATGCGCGCGCAcagccacacatgcacactcacaacacaatggaggcgtggaaaaaacttgtcagcgatgatccactcgtgctaaatcatgcctgaaattttcatttccaaGCGCGCGCATGACCGTAGGGAGATCAGACGTGCACACTGTGAACTGTccctgctctgtggtagattgcaaattgcattgaaataatacaggcgcaagcagcgataaaagcagcgatctagccggggcggagtccgCGGAGCGGGATcgtgtttgctaaatgcagtgacagcagagctccgaaagtgaaagtgaaatcctcagcccggtGCCAGGGCATCTCAGCCCAGCGCAGCGCCTGGCGATCAACCGCTAACTAGAACACTGCATAGTATGTAACCAAAAATCCCCTCCAAACCCTACGCTGTAACATACAACGTAACCTGGCATGCACCTCTCGTGAAATGTGACTACACGTCCACAAGGATTGTGATTACTGCGCAGGCTGCAGAGATGATTTCCGTTTACATATGTAGGCCCCGCAAAGACTCGAAGCAGAAGTCTAATTCAGGCCTAGCTGTTCACTATCACTCAATTAGCAAGCAGCCCAGGCATTTAGCGTTTAACACTAgcaagctaattagcattagctggAATTTTTTTCTGAATACAACCCTGAAcaatgatgttttgttttgtttttttatttttaagcctgtcatgtctggcagttttcgcaatcagaaCGATAATCTGAATGCACTGacgtaccaaacatatttgcttttataatggtaaatggactagtttctACTcaatctgagcactcaaagcgcttatacagcatggttacatttacccatgcacacccattcatacaagcactttcatgattaactaagctaagtgcttcaattatctaacagtcacacacattcacactcccgACGGTtgtgttggagagcaacttggggttatgtatcttgcccaagcatacattggcatgcagcctggagtagccaggaatcaaaccgctgaccttccgatcagtaggtgacctgctctacctcctgagcttttataagaacagctctataagttttctataggctattcttgttaatgtttgtatttttattttttatttagtttatgcCAGGCCTGTCAGGCAATAAGGAAATGGATAGAAAagagggataaaaaaaaagagagaaaaaaagggaggggggggggcaaaggggagaaagaaaaaatactcgaagaaaatatacatacatacacacattcacatatctATACATATGCATATACGTATATACACAATTTTGCTTTTTGCAATAATGTGTGTatatgcgcctctgtcatggaatgtactcaatgAGGGTAAGAAACTGCAATCATGCCCCTCGTGATCCAGAGGCCAAtaggaaaggacccaggggacccaggccatccacagcccactaggagctcagaagacctgaggccacacatcctgatggcaaccgcgtgcacaccccagaggagaaaggagggagaccccaggcggagcccccacggccaaagggcaagagtccagagagccagaggcaatgagcagctgccagaaaaaaaatgaatgtgaacAGACATGAAATCACTGACTCaaattattttaacatattttatcACTAATACGAGAAAATAGTAGGAGTGGTAACTATCAGCAATGTTAAATATTATGTTGGCAATTTTCACATCTCCAATTACAACTAGATTGTTGAAAGCACTTTTATGAAAGTATTGAAAGTTAATTTTGTTGTTCATTGCAGAAAGATGGGGGAGTAAAACTTTAACAGGTATACTATGTATACAATCCATGTGCAAGTGTTTTGATGTAgttgtaaaagaaaaattccAGGGCAGTATATGATTACAGTTATAATTTCtatgaaaacagatttttctaTTATTACCACTAATACATTAATCTCCTCTGAATATCTGTCCTCTGAATATCTGTCTAGAGCTACATTATGTCATGAAgtcatatattatttattagtcATTATGTCATTAGTCATAAATTATTTATCACTTACATTATCACTTACATTTATGATTGGTCCAAGGGCACCCTTTTGTTAGAGGTATCAGGTAAATGCCTCTGGCAGTTCATGAGATTGGTACCTGAAGGGCTTGCCAAGCACAGCACTGTGTACAAAGGGTGTGTGTTAATATGTGTTTCTCTATATGGGCTTTGTAAATTATGGAAATGTTTACGAAAAGTGTAACACTGTTGAGATAACAGaatttttttgagtgtgtgtcaTGTATCAGCTGCCTACATTGAGCTAACCTGTTTTCCCAGCACATGTGTTCTCATACAAAGAATAAAGAGAAGCACAGAGAGATGAACAAgcatttttcctcattttacaAACTATGCAGAGTTGAGGGGGTGTTTGAACTACAAACTATCAGTTATAGGAAGTAAATGATTACAGGAAGTAACAGTAAGAGGAAATAAGTATAACATTTCTTTAACTGGCAAAGCTGTTGTTAGCTGATACTTCAGCTGCTCTTCTGTCTGGTAATCATCTTTGGGCTTCAGTAGGGTAGCATCCATCAATCACATATATCAGACATATTTCTTGTGAGACTCATATGTTCTGTGTTATCTTGTGTcatattctctctctctaaaaaaaaacaaacaaactgaaaattgcCTGTCACCCAGGGGATAGCACAGTCCACTTCTAAAGCATCTTTTGATGACCTCTTTTGATGTAATTGACCTGATAATTATACACAATAGTCTGCATGGTCAGTAACAAATTCTTCATATACcacttaaataaattatatatgtcCGTAAGACTGCAcattagttttaaaaaatttaattattttgataATTGTCAAAGTGCACAAACTTATGTTTCTGAAACTGTAACACTTGGTTAAATAGGCTTAATAGCAGTATGTTAAAATTCATATGTATTAGATTGAAATTAGGTTTAAGATATATATTTTCCGATTGTGTCCCGAGTGTTTTGATGGTATCAAAGTGGGGGAAAGTGGCTCTGACTACTTAGGGTCTTAGTGGTGGGAGTGACCCCTGCAAGCTtggaattaaaattttattttgtttgtaattttttatttctaagtAATTAGTGTCATAATTAATTTgccaacaatgaaaaaaaaagaaagaaaaagaaaactgatttaACAGAATTTTTCTATAACTTTTGCAGAATTTTCctattattttgaaatatgttaaatatcaataaaatcacaaaaaaagacCATCAATTTCGAGGAGCGGCTCTACGCAATCACTGTCCAAAGCTTGTGACtgtacactgttaaaaaaaatcagggaaATATTCCGTCTGTCAATGTCCCCATCTCCCCTCGCTCTTAAACAAGACCCTTTTGTCAAGTGTCAAAcgttaaactcctccacttggagcagaatttatgatttattagtagtagtattataTAAGATCTTCCTCACAGGAGATATGGGagtgggagactgacagatggattgcaGCTGCAGAACtgtggatgctgcactggtccGTCATGGTGCAGAGAAAACTTAgcatgaaagcgaagctgtcagtttaccagtcgatctacatCTCTGCCCTCACCTATGATCACgaactttgggtagtgaccaaaagagcAATCacgcctcctgggcacctcttgggcgaggtgttccgggcatgtcctaacGGGAGGTGGCCCCGGGACAGACGCAGGACACGTTGGAAAGaatatatctcttggctggcctgggaacacttcTGTGTCCttttggatgagctggaggaggtgcctggagagaggtctgggtttttctgcttaggctgctgcccccgtgacctggccccagataagcagaagaaaatggattaaTGGAGTATGTAACATCTGCAAGTACTAGCAAACTGTCAAGACAGCTTCCAGCTTAATCATCTCCTTCGAGCTTAAAAGAGTAGTCTAAAGCTTTATTGCATGCATGCTGTGAGATAAGCAAGGCAGTTTGAGGAAGCCAGTTATTGTTCCACAGCGGCACTGCTTTGATGAAATACCTGTGTAcactttcacatttttatagatTGAGAAACTAAGCAGTATATCTGCAAGACCATAAAATATCATATATGACTAACTTCTACTGTATGTCTGATACCATCAGAGGAACACTAATAAAATACGGCATGCACTGCACATATTAGAAACCTGACTTACAGATAAGCCAACGGCTGCCAGTTCCCAGCTGCCGGacgtccccctccttctcctggggtATATTTACTTTCCACTCCAGTATGAACACATGCCTTTCTCTCAAATGCAGTGTGTCAACAAGAGCTGGCGTTTGGTTCACAAAGCTTTGATTTCTGTGGTTTACAAATGTTTTGAGAGCATTTCATGTTGACGTATTCGCACTAGCTTAAATATAGTTACTACAAATAGCTGAGTAAGTTTTGAAAATCTAAACTAGATGGATAAAATTTTAGTCTGGCTGTTCACACATTTTCCGCTGCAAATCAACCAAACTATTGCATGCAAGTATTcttttcattaattaatttcagtcaaatctaataaataaatagttaaaaaaaaaaaaaaaagcactgtgcTGAGCAAGTTCGTACTTGCTAGTACGTACTTGACAAATATGGGAGGACGCATAGCAATGCGATGATTTTTCAATTGGGACATCAACGTACTTTATGACATCACAGCTTAGCTCCAGTGTCTTTACATTGGAAACTGCCCACTAtagcataaaaatatttaaaaatagaattttgtttttgaagCACTTTGGCAAAAATGCTCAGCTTTAAAAACTTCATctctctgaataaaaacattatacatGTATGCACAACATCAGTTAATCAGAGTGCAACAAGGCTGCCTCAGTCTGCTGAGACCATGAAAGGCCTGTAAAGATGAGCAGATGATTCCTCTCACAGGCCGATATCCTGCTTACACATTGCTTCTTATTCATAATGCACTTTGGATGTCATCGTTTTGGTCCTACCTAGGCTCCTCGAAAGCTAGTGTGTATGGAGGACAAAAACTGACTTAAttacaaataaaagaagaaatatatattatatatatattgtatatattttgttttccttttccttatacatgcgttttcatcaagaaatgtatatattttctttttcgttTTCCTTACAAATGCGTTTTCgtcaagaaatatatatatatattttgttttgccttttccttatacaagcctttgttctttttacatttccgtGTCTCCTCTTTTTACTTTACCAAATGcatcctgctccttcctgtttattgaccaatagtagaggagctggagcaagaaggcagctctcctcatttgcataatgagtcAGAAATGCATACATACGGTAAAGGAAAAGAGGAgacgaggaaatgtaaaaaaaacaaaggcttgtataaggaaaaggcaaaacaatatatatatatatttcttgacaaaaacacatgtataagtaaaaggaaaacaaaatatatatatatataaaatatatagacCCCAGTCGTCCCAGTGGCGGCGGAGGCGGCTGGGGTCACTGGGACCCCACGACTCCCGGCTCAGCGTGACCTCCCCTGCGGTGgtggggtcgaggtgaccccaggcctagcaatggcggCGGCGgggggggtcgaggtgaccccaggcctagcaatAGCCGCGGTGGgggggggtcgaggtgaccccaggcctagcaatggcggCGGTGGTGGCGGTGGGGGTctaggtgaccccaggccttgCAATGGCCGTGGTgggggggtcgaggtgaccccaggcctagcaatggcggCGGTAGTGGCGgtgggggtcgaggtgaccccaggcctagcaatgggGGCggtggggggtcgaggtgaccccaggcctagcaatggccGCGGTgggggggtcgaggtgaccccaggcctaacaatggcggcggtggtggcggtggggtgggggtcaaGGAGACCCCAGGTCTCCCAATGGCGGTGGCGGTGGTGGCGGTGGCGATcaaggtgaccccaggcctcccGGCTCAACGGGACCTCCCCTGCGGTGGGGTcaaggtgaccccaggcctctCAATggcgggggtgggggatgggggggtgTCAAGGAGACCCCAGGCCTAACaatggcggtggtggtggtggcggcggTGAGGGGGGGTCGAGGGGACCCCAGGTCTCCCAGCTCAACGGGACCCACTGTGGCCGGCGACATTCATTGCATGCGTGCTATTGCCCCCGCCCCCCAGTGGCCAGTGATAGTCATTGCACCGCGTGTGACGGGGACactcgcgcgcacacacagacacgcacgcacgcacgcgcacacagacacacactcgcacacacggacactcacacacacagacacagacacactcaagcACACGAGACCGGACCAGACCGGACCGAAAGCGAGGCTACGCAAAGACCGCTGCAATCGCAGGTCGAGGACTCGACGACGCGAACCCGGGGATCGCGATCACGATTGCCATCGTCATCGACTTCAGCATCACCAAACAACCGCTCGATCGCGAttgcgataaaaaaaaaaaaaatcgcactcGTGGGGTTGGCCGGCTTTGTTTATCGATGAGGTGACACGACGCGAAGCTACGatcgccatcatcatcaccatcatcaccatcatcatcatcatcatcatcaccatcgccAAACAACCACACTCGATAGCgattgagataaaaaaaaaccccaaaaaaaccccaaaaccgCCCAAAAAACCGCGCACCACCGAGCGCGGACTTTGCAAGGCGATAGCCCCAAGCCGAGTTTTGCTCCCGTCACTGCGTAACAAacaacacactaaaacaaacaaagcggTGTCACGCGAATCATAAAGGACCGTGACCGtcgacacagcaggcagaggaaaGTCAGGTCATGTCGCAAACGCGAGCGTTCGATTACCGGCGTGCGACGCgaccgccgccgccgccgctgccgGATGCTGCGATCCCGTCGCCTCGGCTAGCTGAGGCAATCGCGGCGATCATGTCGTCTCGCGGCCACACCGCCTCGGACAATCGGGGTTCCTCCTCGGGTTGGAGTTGCGGACCGCAGTCTACCGGCGAGGACCGGGCCGGGGACGGAGGGTACTATGAAGAGGGAGATTACGATaccgaagaagaagaagaagaagaagacaataAGGAGAGCGGAGGGCAGGATGAAGAGGGAGAACGcgacatggaggaggaggatgatgatgagggagattacgat from Archocentrus centrarchus isolate MPI-CPG fArcCen1 chromosome 21, fArcCen1, whole genome shotgun sequence carries:
- the LOC115800705 gene encoding beta-1,3-galactosyltransferase 1-like, producing the protein MVDREKPGDSGKWFRFSRNRCFVLILIFTGMFLIYNIKIKEMAPDWNPKMWIQNQSADLWNLFRSQRQNASSAHPAANDSSTALLQTDNKTSAPEVNTETQNKTVPTTAVAYVSPAGSYLVEYPSDYHFIINEPQKCEKEKPFVVLMVPVAPNNRQHRDIIRNTWGSESPVLDKGVKLFFLLGLHTGTGEEQVQQQVLQESKEHHDLIQSNFVDCYKNLTIKTMVMLEWLTAHCSSASYAMKIDSDMFLNVHNLVSMLLKANKTNYMTGRVERGATVRRDPNSKWYLPPDIYAPSQYPRYALGLGYVLSLDLPKKLTEASRHVKAVYIEDVYLGLLMQHLGIPPTDPPSWDYFLLIPLVYNRCRFSMIVATTTHPNTDREQIWRDFKKPGPFCYSKKNVT